Below is a window of Nitrospirota bacterium DNA.
TCGATCAATGCTCACCCTCACCGCGCTGACGATATCGCCGTGGTCCACAATGGCATCATCGAGAACTACCGGGACCTGCGCAGCCAGCTCGAAGCCGAGGGTCATCGTTTCCTTTCGCAGACCGATACGGAAGTCGTTCCCCAGCTCATTGCACGGTACCGGAAGCAGGGCCATCCGGTCCGTGACGCCATACGCCATGCCGTGGCGCAGTTGCAGGGGACCTATGCGCTCGGCATCATGAGCGAAAGCAGCCCTGACACGCTCTATGCGGTGCGAAAAGGAAGCCCCCTTGTCATCGGGATCGGCGCATCGATGTACTACTTTGCATCGGACATTCCCGCGGCCCTCCCCTACACGCGCAAGTTCATCTTTCTTGAGGATGGATGCATCTGCACTCTCACGAAGGATGGCATCGACCTCCGTCATATCGAAACAGACGCCATGATCCCCTACCAGGACCATGTGGTCGAGATCGACTGGTCGCCGGCCATGGCCGAGAAGGCCGGGCATGATCACTTCATGCATAAAGAGATCTTCGAACAGCCCCATGCCATCAGGCAGACAATCGGGGACCGCATCAGCGACCCGCTGAACTTTGTGGCGGACCTCGGAATCCCCTTGGGCGGGCTCGCCAACGTCCGCATGCTGCACATCGTCTCGTGCGGTACATCGTACCATGCCGCCCTGGTCGGCAAGTATCTGATCGAGCGGCTCGCGAAAGTACCGGTGAGCGTCGAAATCGCTTCGGAGTACCGCTACCGGGAACCCATCATTGACAGGGACACGCTCTTTATCGCCATAACGCAGTCCGGAGAGACGGCTGACACGCTCGCCGCGCAGCGCGAGGCAAAGCGCAGGGGAGCGAGGACGCTCACCATCTGCAACGTGGTCGGGAGCACCTCCACAAGGGAAGCGGACGCGGTCCTGTACACGCGGAGCGGTCCCGAGATCGGCGTTGCAGCCACCAAAACGTTCACTTCCCAGCTCGCGGCCCTCTTCCTGCTCGCGATCGGGATGGGCTACGGACGGAACTGTCTGACCGGGGATGCTGTTGAGGAGTTGAAGGCGCACCTCGCCGGGGTCCCTGCCCTCCTCGACAGGGTACTGGCCCGGGACCGGGAGATCAAGGCCATCGCGGGAACCCTCCTCCAGGCAAGGGACCTCCTCTTTCTCGCACGGGGGATCAATTATCCCCTCGCGCTCGAGGGAGCGCTGAAGCTGAAGGAGATATCCTACATCCCCGCCGAGGGC
It encodes the following:
- the glmS gene encoding glutamine--fructose-6-phosphate transaminase (isomerizing), whose translation is MCGIVGYVGKEGSLQMLVDGLKRLEYRGYDSAGVAFQNGHGLEVYKTKGRLRDLQKILPIPTPLISIGLGHTRWATHGAPSSINAHPHRADDIAVVHNGIIENYRDLRSQLEAEGHRFLSQTDTEVVPQLIARYRKQGHPVRDAIRHAVAQLQGTYALGIMSESSPDTLYAVRKGSPLVIGIGASMYYFASDIPAALPYTRKFIFLEDGCICTLTKDGIDLRHIETDAMIPYQDHVVEIDWSPAMAEKAGHDHFMHKEIFEQPHAIRQTIGDRISDPLNFVADLGIPLGGLANVRMLHIVSCGTSYHAALVGKYLIERLAKVPVSVEIASEYRYREPIIDRDTLFIAITQSGETADTLAAQREAKRRGARTLTICNVVGSTSTREADAVLYTRSGPEIGVAATKTFTSQLAALFLLAIGMGYGRNCLTGDAVEELKAHLAGVPALLDRVLARDREIKAIAGTLLQARDLLFLARGINYPLALEGALKLKEISYIPAEGYPAGEMKHGPIALIDENLPVVVLAPSNDLLDKILSNIEEVKARGGRVIAVTDSAEALKGKADDIIEVPSAHPLFMPFVNAIPLQLLAYHAGVLRGCDVDQPRNLAKSVTVE